One segment of Haliotis asinina isolate JCU_RB_2024 chromosome 12, JCU_Hal_asi_v2, whole genome shotgun sequence DNA contains the following:
- the LOC137258576 gene encoding serine protease 33-like codes for MSSLLLYVLVFLASGLVGGGRLGERKVARGYTQKYNDVVNTTDDSHSAHHSSRSGFPHYVYNQIPDDILGDVLCVVFKAHPRARLQAFNRINGRHGSNKTFRAMSNDGKARFCHLLQHMPKSYKTCGFHTLIKLMSGQCVPSPPSFHTQENPPTHETSAADAKTSPRTFDCRDIRHIQSVARTTRIVGGFSAQQGVFDSFASVNYGFGINPTCGATIIDSCTVLTAAHCVIQRYLPLMTVSVGDHTRIRSTSQLGVRKVYVHKYYNPKNSANDIAILKIDRIDTKAIPNTAPACFATADFPLQGTYCTAVGIGNTRRGGHPPFNFRLQQVSIPTWDGITCYRDMRFLAPVTDPPNQICSGTYGKCTCQGDSGGGLFCKQDGQQVLTGVVSYGVGCGLPRFPGVYVKVSSYADWIAAHSGC; via the exons ATGTCGTCTCTGTTGCTTTATGTGCTTGTCTTCCTGGCCTCTGGTCTTGTTGGGGGAGGGCGACTAGGAGAAAGGAAAGTTGCCAGAGGCTACACACAAAA ATACAACGATGTCGTTAATACCACCGATGACAGTCACTCCGCCCACCACAGCAGCCGTTCAGGGTTCCCTCATTACGTCTACAACCAGATTCCAGACGACATTCTTGGGGATGTTCTCTGTGTCGTCTTCAAAGCCCATCCTAGAGCCCGTCTTCAAGCCTTTAACCGCATCAATGGACGCCATGGTTCAAATAAGA CTTTCAGGGCCATGTCCAATGATGGAAAGGCTAGGTTCTGCCACCTGCTGCAACACATGCCCAAATCATACAAAACCTGCGGCTTCCACACCCTTATCAAGCTTATGTCCGGCCAGTGTGTTCCCTCACCGCCGTCATTCCACACTCAGGAAAACCCTCCGACACATGAAACATCCGCGGCAGATGCAAAGACATCTCCACGTACTTTCG ATTGCAGAGACATAAGGCACATCCAAAGTGTCGCCAGGACAACAAGAATTGTTGGAGGTTTCTCAGCTCAGCAGGGCGTCTTCGACTCCTTCGCTTCCGTCAACTACGGATTCGGGATTAATCCTACATGTGGAGCCACAATCATCGACTCCTGTACTGTTCTGACAGCTGCCCATTGTGTCAT CCAAAGGTATCTTCCCCTGATGACTGTCAGTGTCGGCGATCATACCAGAATACGTTCAACCTCCCAGCTTGGCGTCAGAAAGGTTTACGTGCATAAATACTACAACCCAAAAAATTCAG CCAATGACATAGCGATCCTCAAGATTGACCGCATTGACACAAAAGCCATCCCCAACACCGCGCCAGCCTGTTTCGCTACCGCCGACTTTCCTCTGCAAGGAACTTATTGCACAGCAGTGGGAATAGGAAACACTCGTCGGG GTGGCCATCCTCCATTCAACTTCCGCCTGCAACAAGTATCGATTCCAACCTGGGACGGTATCACCTGCTACCGAGACATGAGGTTCCTTGCGCCGGTGACCGATCCCCCAAACCAGATCTGCTCTGGTACATATGGAAAGTGCACCTGCCAG GGTGATTCAGGTGGTGGGTTGTTCTGCAAACAGGACGGTCAACAAGTTCTGACCGGTGTGGTGTCCTACGGTGTCGGCTGTGGTCTACCTCGCTTTCCTGGTGTCTACGTGAAGGTGTCCAGTTATGCTGACTGGATCGCAGCCCATTCTGGCTGTTGA